In the genome of Vibrio sp. 16, one region contains:
- the torT gene encoding TMAO reductase system periplasmic protein TorT, protein MSLISSVTKLLLPTGLLISGLFSVGAQAEDQLKICAIYPHLKDSYWLSVNYGMVDESRINNVDLRVLEAGGYLNLEKQKEHLQLCVRWDADAIILGTVAPDLYYDSLRQYTGSIPVFATVNQLVLDDFNRTVLKGEVGVDWYWMGFYTGEYLSQKHPKGSGETNIVLLPGPKSSGGTKPVIRGFYSAIKDSDLQIVDTLWADNDKELQRNLVQQAIEHDDLDYIVGSAVAIEAAISELRSVNKSDQVGLVSTYLSHGVYRGLLRSRVEFAPTDKMVEQGRLSVRQAIAYLNGEPYKHNEAPIIEALTPNKLNRQVIAQSLSPSEYRPTFYVYNENN, encoded by the coding sequence ATGTCTTTGATCTCCTCCGTGACTAAGCTCCTTTTACCAACCGGTCTGTTGATCAGCGGTTTATTTAGCGTTGGCGCTCAAGCGGAAGATCAGCTAAAAATCTGCGCAATCTACCCTCACCTTAAAGATTCTTATTGGTTGTCTGTTAATTACGGGATGGTCGATGAATCACGAATCAACAATGTCGATTTGCGTGTCCTTGAGGCGGGCGGATATTTAAACTTGGAGAAACAAAAAGAACATTTGCAACTGTGCGTACGCTGGGATGCGGATGCCATTATTCTAGGAACGGTTGCGCCGGACCTATACTATGACTCTTTGCGCCAATACACTGGCTCAATTCCGGTTTTTGCTACCGTAAACCAGTTAGTACTCGACGATTTTAATCGTACTGTGCTAAAAGGTGAGGTCGGTGTTGATTGGTATTGGATGGGGTTTTACACGGGCGAATACCTCAGTCAAAAGCACCCGAAGGGTTCAGGAGAAACAAACATCGTTTTGCTTCCCGGCCCTAAATCTAGCGGTGGTACCAAGCCAGTTATCAGAGGTTTTTACTCAGCGATTAAGGACAGCGATTTGCAGATCGTGGATACGCTATGGGCAGATAACGACAAAGAGTTACAGCGTAACCTAGTGCAGCAAGCGATAGAGCACGACGACCTCGACTATATTGTTGGCAGTGCGGTGGCGATCGAGGCTGCCATCAGTGAACTACGTAGCGTAAACAAGTCGGATCAAGTTGGTTTGGTCTCGACTTATTTAAGTCATGGTGTTTACCGTGGTTTGCTGCGATCACGCGTCGAGTTCGCTCCAACCGATAAAATGGTTGAGCAAGGACGGCTTTCCGTCCGTCAGGCGATTGCTTATCTCAATGGCGAACCATACAAGCACAACGAAGCGCCAATCATTGAAGCATTAACACCAAACAAACTTAATCGCCAGGTGATTGCACAGTCGCTGTCACCTTCTGAATATCGCCCTACATTTTATGTCTATAACGAGAACAATTAG
- a CDS encoding HD domain-containing phosphohydrolase, with protein sequence MLLRRFVYLLIAVCTPSAFAHVEHWQPKHVLIIHSYEPSYQWTTQFQQGIERITNQYPEPVKLSIEYLDTKRITSETYLDAFKQYFAIKYDNYHFDAVLLTDDNAQRLVSRWSPNPFAGLPIIAGGVNDFSASLDHVTDKAMILYERDDIQGTLNFLDSLNQSWENLYLLTDSSHTASLIKTAFEQELETSLLADIPLTIVEGKSLENTAQWLTTLGKTDAVILSHYNTEVDKGHYYSYEQIAHTLAEKSAAPIFVFWEFYINHGVVGGVVNRPEDIGEQMAVELARSLSFDMSGLDIAHSGSRAVVEYQAFIKHNLDQELLPDDVVLLNPPKSYVRDNIETIGYSLVSFFCLLAVIINQSRTISQKRELNLKSRKIVELQKKTMQVQKEMIHVLGEAIETRSGETGNHVKRVAKLSAHLGKLAGLTHREIEMLEIVSPMHDVGKISIPEAILDKPGKLTADEWEVMKTHTHAGYNLLSSSKGEMFKMAAIIAYQHHEKWDGTGYPNGLSDQQIHIFARITAIADVFDALLSVRCYKRAWTNEEVKAHFIHQAGKEFDPELTSLLIDHYSEFTAIRHCYPDTVKEQLSIAV encoded by the coding sequence TTGCTGTTGCGTCGGTTTGTCTATTTACTCATTGCGGTCTGCACTCCTTCCGCTTTTGCTCACGTTGAGCATTGGCAACCTAAACATGTACTCATCATCCACTCTTATGAGCCCTCATACCAATGGACAACTCAGTTCCAACAAGGTATTGAGCGGATTACCAATCAGTATCCAGAACCCGTTAAACTCTCAATAGAGTACTTAGACACAAAGCGCATTACTTCTGAAACTTATCTCGATGCATTTAAGCAGTATTTTGCGATTAAGTACGATAACTACCATTTTGATGCGGTTCTCCTTACCGACGACAATGCTCAGAGACTCGTTAGTCGCTGGTCCCCCAATCCATTTGCTGGCCTTCCTATCATTGCCGGTGGCGTCAACGATTTCTCTGCATCTCTCGATCATGTAACCGATAAAGCTATGATTCTCTATGAACGCGATGACATTCAAGGAACGTTAAATTTCCTCGACTCGTTAAATCAAAGCTGGGAAAACCTTTATTTGTTGACTGACTCGAGTCACACGGCGAGCTTGATCAAAACAGCATTTGAGCAGGAGCTCGAGACCAGTCTTCTAGCTGATATTCCGTTGACGATTGTGGAGGGGAAAAGCCTTGAAAACACGGCGCAATGGCTGACGACATTGGGTAAAACAGATGCGGTGATACTTTCACACTACAATACAGAGGTCGACAAAGGTCACTACTACAGTTACGAACAAATTGCGCATACCCTCGCGGAAAAAAGTGCTGCACCAATTTTTGTCTTCTGGGAGTTCTACATCAATCACGGTGTGGTTGGGGGCGTGGTCAACCGACCAGAGGATATCGGTGAGCAAATGGCTGTAGAGTTGGCTCGCTCTTTATCGTTTGATATGTCGGGGCTTGATATCGCACATTCCGGATCTCGGGCGGTGGTCGAATATCAAGCATTCATAAAACATAACCTTGATCAAGAACTCCTACCAGATGACGTGGTACTACTAAACCCGCCAAAAAGCTATGTTAGAGATAACATCGAAACGATAGGGTATTCATTAGTCTCGTTCTTCTGTTTACTCGCGGTCATCATTAACCAATCTCGAACGATCAGTCAAAAGAGAGAGCTCAATTTAAAGAGTCGTAAGATCGTTGAGTTGCAAAAGAAAACCATGCAAGTGCAGAAAGAAATGATACATGTTCTCGGAGAGGCAATAGAAACGCGCTCTGGAGAGACAGGAAACCACGTAAAGCGAGTTGCAAAGCTATCCGCACACTTGGGGAAACTTGCTGGGTTGACTCATCGCGAAATTGAAATGCTTGAAATTGTCAGTCCGATGCATGACGTCGGCAAGATCTCTATCCCGGAGGCGATTCTCGATAAACCGGGTAAGTTGACTGCTGACGAATGGGAAGTAATGAAAACGCATACTCATGCCGGTTACAACTTATTGAGCAGCTCCAAAGGGGAGATGTTTAAGATGGCGGCAATCATCGCGTATCAGCATCATGAAAAGTGGGATGGTACTGGTTATCCCAATGGCCTATCTGACCAACAAATTCATATTTTTGCACGAATTACAGCCATTGCCGATGTCTTCGATGCCCTCCTGAGTGTGCGCTGTTACAAACGCGCTTGGACAAACGAAGAAGTCAAAGCACACTTTATTCATCAGGCGGGTAAAGAGTTTGACCCAGAGTTAACGTCTCTTCTAATAGATCACTATTCAGAATTTACTGCGATACGACATTGCTATCCAGACACCGTAAAAGAGCAACTATCTATCGCGGTGTAA
- a CDS encoding CreA family protein produces MIKKITVASILALSLSACDSGEVGDVSLGLFTMKDIKLNHMQDPIVTGVTCHVASIEADFSLADPSDSSISCRQTGEITPEMIAQIDKSDSGEVVFKKSKSIFFKSMKIRRILDVENQTIMYLSYSTKETSGSFKHSLSTVPLWGTKAFGTFTADK; encoded by the coding sequence ATGATAAAAAAGATTACAGTGGCTTCAATTCTTGCTCTTTCCCTTTCAGCTTGTGATAGCGGTGAAGTTGGTGATGTTAGTCTTGGCCTTTTTACAATGAAAGATATCAAACTCAATCACATGCAAGATCCCATTGTAACGGGTGTGACCTGTCACGTTGCGTCGATTGAAGCGGATTTCAGCCTAGCTGACCCAAGTGACAGCTCTATCTCCTGCCGTCAAACTGGTGAAATTACGCCAGAGATGATCGCTCAGATCGACAAATCGGATTCAGGGGAAGTTGTCTTCAAAAAATCAAAAAGTATCTTCTTCAAAAGCATGAAGATTCGCCGAATTTTAGACGTCGAAAACCAGACAATTATGTACCTGTCTTATTCTACAAAAGAAACCTCTGGTAGCTTCAAACATAGCTTGTCTACGGTTCCACTTTGGGGAACAAAAGCGTTCGGTACATTCACTGCTGATAAATAG
- a CDS encoding HAD-IA family hydrolase: protein MTKPQIKCVIFDCDGTLVDSERLCCEALCQAFNHFGAKLSMEDAISHFEGGKLADILSMTKQRLGVKVSIDKLEPVYRDYLDGLFDARLQPMEGVFDVLDYFDTRGIEYCVASNGPRVKIERALELTGLLPQFKGKIFSAFDTNSWKPEPDLVMYSAMNMGFRLEECMYVDDTPKGLEAGVRAGVKTVHLIGINERAHELNIEKIRHLKELEQCV, encoded by the coding sequence ATGACAAAACCTCAAATTAAATGTGTAATTTTTGATTGTGACGGCACGCTTGTCGATAGTGAGCGTTTGTGCTGTGAAGCGTTGTGCCAAGCGTTCAACCATTTTGGCGCAAAGCTATCGATGGAGGATGCCATCAGTCACTTTGAAGGGGGAAAGCTGGCCGACATTTTATCAATGACGAAGCAACGTCTGGGTGTAAAAGTGTCTATTGATAAGCTCGAGCCCGTCTATAGAGATTACTTAGATGGACTATTTGATGCGCGGTTACAACCAATGGAAGGTGTGTTTGACGTGCTCGACTACTTCGATACCAGAGGGATAGAGTATTGTGTTGCCTCGAATGGACCAAGAGTCAAAATCGAACGAGCACTTGAGCTGACGGGGTTGTTGCCTCAATTTAAGGGCAAAATATTCTCAGCGTTTGATACTAACAGTTGGAAACCCGAGCCCGATTTGGTGATGTACAGCGCGATGAACATGGGTTTTCGACTTGAAGAGTGTATGTATGTTGATGATACGCCAAAGGGCCTAGAAGCAGGGGTTAGAGCGGGCGTTAAAACGGTCCATTTAATCGGTATCAATGAACGCGCTCATGAACTGAACATTGAAAAAATTCGCCATTTAAAAGAGTTAGAACAGTGTGTTTAA
- the torS gene encoding TMAO reductase system sensor histidine kinase/response regulator TorS yields MLLAKASIGRKLLFAFLAMALLVLISALIGVFGFSSVAKTERNVVNTAIPSMLEARQVSELSSRIISSVQGLANAKTEQQRQASGKELFSQLETLLSHIKQLGSDSFDSKLLTKLESDVQHVIDTLAQLGIVVEKRLFIADDLLVRTEELRQLASELEQLTRTQVANTSTIAVANVTHIYDLLEQQQIDTAYKALDTLVEVDLDLAERLHELHLLAFKMLNHIEEVRTISDLARIHTIREEFTNNLQIMKRRVRAVEDPTRSIQMSDLLSKLEQREVVFDVLQQRNSNEKAAQQLMQDTLNQFSELNATVSRLVDESNVATTRAVDELKTTLDYAQLTLTIITVLGMLIVVLIVWRVVYVQVVKRLAEYSSALSSIAQGQLKVDVTVKGNDELAHMGQAIITARNTAQALKVVAESEVKAKRELEEHKEHLEELVTERTHQLQKANARLNEEVLNHAQARLQAEQASRAKSAFLATMSHEIRTPMNGVLGTARLLKDEGLNSQQSRYVDVINRSGSTLLAILNDVLDYSKIEAGHLEIRTKDFNLKAMVEDVEQLLSGRAAEKQLELSALIESDVTTFWKGDVTRISQVLNNLVGNAIKFTDSGHVDIYVANDPERAGHVLFEVSDSGIGISPKEQKNLFDAFTQASGGLSSKGGTGLGLAISKKIVEAMGGELQVDSDLGKGSRFWFSIPLEVGNEVEAIDATTHCDLIAKVLLVEDNPVNCLVAEGFLASLGHEVETAIDGKSAKQCFEQQQYDIVLLDINLPDCNGVELMNELRVLDDTSTPMVAVSAHVFNEEVESYLAAGFDGYLPKPLDKDELCALIQNCLEGKSLILPQDKKDQEKNVTSTTIIERKVFESDLAVLGETKMAEIVDLFAVGSDEILQAIRTAADLNDEYQVKQLTHKLKGSAGSLGLIALFELCQSIEKDNQPLNCYLENRVRLEELTQQSRQALESLIN; encoded by the coding sequence ATGTTATTAGCAAAGGCCAGTATCGGACGTAAGCTGCTGTTTGCGTTTTTGGCTATGGCATTGCTGGTTCTGATATCAGCGTTGATCGGCGTGTTTGGCTTTAGCTCAGTCGCGAAAACAGAACGGAACGTCGTCAATACTGCCATTCCTTCAATGCTTGAAGCTCGGCAGGTTTCGGAGTTGAGCTCACGCATTATCTCGTCAGTGCAAGGGCTAGCCAATGCAAAGACAGAGCAGCAAAGGCAAGCATCGGGAAAAGAGTTGTTTTCGCAACTGGAAACGCTATTAAGCCACATCAAACAGCTCGGGTCTGACTCTTTTGATTCCAAATTACTCACCAAACTCGAAAGCGACGTTCAACATGTTATTGATACACTTGCCCAACTGGGCATTGTGGTGGAAAAGCGTCTGTTTATTGCAGACGATCTGCTCGTCCGAACGGAAGAGCTTCGTCAACTTGCATCAGAACTCGAACAACTGACTCGTACTCAAGTCGCGAATACGTCAACCATCGCAGTTGCCAACGTTACTCACATCTATGACCTATTAGAGCAGCAACAAATCGATACCGCTTATAAAGCGTTAGATACTTTAGTTGAAGTCGATTTAGATTTGGCAGAACGTCTGCATGAGCTTCATCTGTTGGCGTTTAAGATGCTGAATCATATTGAAGAAGTTCGCACAATTTCTGATTTAGCGCGTATTCACACGATTCGAGAAGAATTTACCAACAACCTACAGATCATGAAACGACGCGTCAGAGCGGTAGAGGATCCGACTCGTTCTATTCAAATGTCGGATCTACTGAGCAAATTAGAGCAGCGTGAAGTTGTGTTTGATGTGCTACAGCAGCGCAACAGCAACGAAAAAGCCGCTCAACAGCTAATGCAAGATACTTTAAATCAGTTTTCTGAGCTTAACGCAACGGTAAGCCGTTTGGTTGATGAATCCAACGTTGCGACCACAAGAGCCGTCGATGAATTAAAAACCACTCTCGACTATGCACAACTTACACTGACTATTATTACAGTGTTGGGCATGCTGATTGTGGTGCTGATCGTCTGGCGAGTGGTGTATGTTCAGGTAGTCAAACGTTTAGCGGAATACTCATCAGCCCTCTCTTCTATCGCACAAGGGCAACTCAAAGTCGATGTTACGGTGAAGGGCAATGACGAGCTTGCTCATATGGGGCAAGCGATCATTACCGCTAGAAACACCGCTCAAGCGCTGAAAGTCGTTGCCGAGAGTGAGGTAAAAGCCAAGCGCGAGTTAGAAGAGCACAAAGAGCACCTTGAAGAACTGGTCACAGAGCGTACCCATCAGTTACAAAAAGCCAATGCTCGACTCAATGAAGAGGTGCTCAATCACGCTCAAGCACGGCTTCAGGCAGAACAAGCAAGCAGAGCGAAATCGGCGTTCCTAGCTACCATGAGTCACGAAATTCGGACTCCGATGAATGGGGTACTCGGCACGGCACGGTTACTTAAAGACGAAGGGCTAAACAGCCAGCAAAGCCGTTATGTCGACGTCATCAACCGTAGCGGTTCCACTTTGTTAGCCATTTTGAACGATGTTCTCGACTACTCGAAAATCGAAGCGGGACATTTAGAAATTCGAACCAAGGACTTTAACCTCAAAGCGATGGTGGAAGACGTTGAACAATTGCTCAGTGGGCGAGCAGCAGAAAAACAACTCGAATTGAGCGCATTGATCGAATCTGACGTCACGACGTTTTGGAAAGGGGATGTGACTCGTATCAGTCAGGTGCTCAATAATTTGGTTGGCAATGCCATTAAATTCACAGATTCGGGTCATGTCGATATATACGTCGCCAATGATCCAGAGCGTGCAGGGCACGTTTTATTTGAAGTTTCAGATTCAGGGATTGGTATTTCCCCTAAAGAGCAAAAAAACTTGTTTGATGCGTTTACGCAAGCTTCGGGTGGCTTGTCATCTAAAGGCGGAACAGGGCTCGGTTTGGCCATCAGCAAAAAGATAGTCGAAGCGATGGGCGGAGAGTTGCAAGTCGATTCTGATTTGGGGAAAGGCAGCCGTTTTTGGTTTAGTATCCCTTTGGAAGTGGGCAACGAAGTCGAAGCCATTGACGCAACGACTCATTGCGACCTTATCGCTAAAGTGCTACTTGTAGAAGATAACCCTGTGAACTGTCTAGTGGCGGAAGGCTTCTTGGCAAGCCTTGGTCACGAAGTTGAAACAGCAATCGATGGGAAATCAGCGAAACAGTGTTTCGAGCAGCAACAGTACGATATTGTCTTGCTCGATATTAATTTGCCTGATTGCAACGGCGTCGAGTTGATGAATGAGTTGCGAGTACTTGACGATACATCGACGCCAATGGTTGCGGTGTCAGCACACGTATTCAATGAGGAAGTAGAAAGCTATCTTGCCGCGGGGTTTGATGGTTATTTGCCAAAACCTCTCGATAAAGATGAGTTGTGTGCACTGATCCAGAATTGTCTTGAGGGTAAGTCGTTAATTCTTCCCCAAGACAAAAAAGACCAGGAGAAAAACGTGACGAGCACAACCATCATTGAACGTAAGGTGTTTGAGTCAGATTTAGCGGTGTTGGGTGAAACCAAGATGGCAGAGATTGTCGACCTTTTTGCCGTTGGTAGCGACGAGATTTTGCAAGCTATTCGCACAGCAGCCGACCTTAACGATGAGTATCAGGTAAAACAATTGACTCATAAGCTGAAGGGATCTGCGGGCAGTTTAGGACTCATTGCATTGTTTGAGCTTTGCCAATCTATAGAGAAAGACAATCAACCACTAAATTGCTATCTTGAAAATCGCGTCCGCTTGGAAGAGCTCACACAGCAGTCGAGACAGGCACTAGAATCGCTAATTAACTAA
- a CDS encoding DMT family transporter has protein sequence MFIRMVPFVFVVLWASGFVGARLGLQYAEPATLLTIRMLANVALFTLIVIFLRRRVPTGAGFWHAFVVGVLIHGFYLGGSYVAIGLGMPSGLCSLLVGTQPIVTAVLLVSFANQHFSKAQWFGLALGFLGITLVLLGKMEWQSDTDKVLAVGVCVFALIGITLGTLYQKRYCHDLDMVGSALVQYFAALLLFLPYALMFETMTVQWDVEFVLTLGWLVIVLSCAAVLLLLYMVKHGAASSVASVFYLVPPVTAIQAWLMFGESLDAMGILGFILAAFAVYLVTQRGHKPSEQPVLRECDSK, from the coding sequence ATGTTTATCAGGATGGTTCCCTTTGTATTCGTTGTGTTGTGGGCTTCAGGATTTGTCGGCGCTCGGTTAGGGCTGCAATATGCAGAACCGGCGACGTTGCTTACGATAAGGATGCTCGCCAATGTGGCGCTATTTACCTTGATTGTTATTTTTCTCCGCCGCCGCGTGCCAACAGGGGCTGGTTTTTGGCATGCTTTCGTTGTTGGCGTGCTGATCCACGGTTTCTACCTAGGAGGGAGTTATGTGGCTATAGGGCTCGGAATGCCTTCAGGTTTGTGTTCTTTGCTCGTTGGTACACAACCTATCGTGACGGCTGTATTGTTAGTTAGCTTTGCCAATCAACACTTTTCAAAAGCTCAGTGGTTTGGATTGGCGCTCGGGTTTCTTGGAATTACACTGGTCTTACTCGGCAAAATGGAGTGGCAATCTGACACAGATAAAGTTCTAGCGGTTGGGGTATGTGTATTTGCTTTAATTGGCATCACATTGGGTACGTTATATCAGAAACGGTACTGTCATGACCTTGATATGGTGGGGAGTGCGCTGGTTCAGTACTTTGCCGCGTTGCTTCTATTTTTGCCTTATGCCCTGATGTTCGAAACCATGACGGTTCAATGGGACGTTGAATTTGTACTGACACTCGGGTGGCTAGTTATAGTCTTGTCTTGTGCCGCCGTGTTGCTGCTCTTATATATGGTAAAACATGGCGCGGCGTCGAGTGTTGCATCGGTTTTCTACCTAGTGCCACCAGTGACCGCAATTCAAGCTTGGTTGATGTTTGGTGAGTCGTTGGATGCGATGGGAATACTTGGATTTATACTAGCAGCGTTTGCGGTCTATTTGGTTACTCAGCGTGGTCATAAACCGAGCGAGCAGCCAGTTCTAAGAGAGTGCGACTCCAAATAG
- a CDS encoding GNAT family N-acetyltransferase, with protein MLLIESSNLIMRSIQESDWSLFERLHQDEEVIKYAFDKPSKEEIRARFNSRLPLWRWGSQHWLCLVIKDKASGNTVGVTGLCHSETKTECVEVGYLLLPEFHGKGMGTESLLALVKYAQQHFPIETFNAIVTDGNIASCKVLEKVGFQLKEREPNAYTIGGIEYDDLIYRYEV; from the coding sequence ATGCTACTCATTGAATCCTCAAATCTCATAATGCGCTCAATTCAGGAGTCTGATTGGAGTTTGTTTGAGCGCTTACACCAAGATGAAGAGGTGATTAAGTACGCATTTGATAAGCCGTCAAAAGAGGAAATCCGCGCGCGTTTTAACAGCAGACTCCCTTTATGGCGTTGGGGTAGCCAGCATTGGCTTTGTTTGGTAATTAAAGACAAAGCATCGGGTAATACCGTTGGAGTGACTGGGCTATGTCACTCAGAGACCAAAACTGAATGCGTTGAAGTTGGATACCTGCTTCTGCCTGAGTTTCATGGGAAAGGTATGGGTACGGAATCTTTATTGGCTTTAGTGAAATACGCGCAACAGCATTTCCCGATAGAAACCTTCAACGCGATCGTGACAGATGGCAATATTGCGTCTTGCAAAGTACTTGAGAAAGTAGGTTTTCAACTTAAAGAACGGGAGCCAAATGCCTATACCATCGGCGGCATTGAATACGATGACCTTATTTATCGCTATGAGGTGTAG
- a CDS encoding methylglyoxal synthase has protein sequence MEKTIRTIPAHKHVALVAHDNCKPELLRWVNENKEKLQRHFLYATGTTGSMLSKETGLAIKSMISGPMGGDQQLGALISEGKIDVLIFFWDPLNAVPHDPDVKALLRIASVWNIPVATNRASAKFLFSSELMEKEVDIEVPDYEAYLAKRT, from the coding sequence ATGGAAAAGACAATTCGTACCATCCCTGCACACAAACATGTCGCTCTGGTTGCCCATGACAACTGCAAGCCGGAACTATTGCGCTGGGTTAACGAAAACAAAGAAAAGTTACAACGCCACTTTTTGTACGCGACCGGCACGACTGGCTCTATGTTAAGCAAAGAAACGGGCTTAGCTATTAAATCGATGATTAGCGGCCCAATGGGCGGTGACCAACAACTCGGTGCGCTAATCTCCGAAGGGAAAATCGACGTGCTGATTTTCTTCTGGGATCCACTAAACGCTGTTCCTCACGATCCAGATGTAAAAGCCCTACTTCGTATCGCCAGCGTGTGGAACATCCCCGTTGCGACAAACAGAGCTTCGGCGAAGTTCTTGTTTTCCTCTGAGCTGATGGAAAAAGAAGTCGATATCGAAGTGCCAGATTACGAAGCCTACCTAGCAAAACGCACTTAA
- a CDS encoding PLP-dependent aminotransferase family protein, which yields MGTDLYGAKQSKYQSVIDYLRNAIESGVFQSGDKLPSIRQLSERLSVSKNTVIRAYQELEAIGVLEAVSKSGYRVLASIEEKIETVAPSEVDLLGVCKEILSYPDYKELLPTGSAHPCIDAPAIRSLYAEIGRQSRQQANILSHYQLPPGEPLLVKQLAKLTQELGTPAPISELLVTHGAQQAISLALRATTQPGDIIAVESPCYFGTLLLLESLGLQAVEIPSCPRDGIKINALKEAIARWDIRAIIVTPNFANPTGSLMPLNARRDILTTPSTIPIIEDDVFGCLSYQPQLPSIRSLDTEQRVIYVNSLSKNLDSRLRIGWMLAGQYRQTIEKLLLCDNMGSLNLMQSAVGTFLSSGKYKAHLTRMTRLYQSNVKQFLNEFHQSASQYPKLKGRYRVVPVSGSFLLWIQLPEQTDCFALYRDCKANKVSILPGSVFGTSGQYQHYFRISVANLSLYRNWKEGVELLVKLVAQHVEA from the coding sequence ATGGGTACAGATTTATACGGAGCGAAGCAAAGCAAATATCAGAGTGTTATTGACTATCTGCGAAATGCCATCGAATCAGGCGTATTCCAAAGTGGAGACAAGCTCCCTTCGATCAGGCAGCTTAGTGAACGACTGTCTGTGAGCAAAAACACTGTGATACGTGCCTATCAAGAGCTTGAAGCGATTGGCGTCCTTGAGGCTGTCTCTAAGTCGGGCTACCGAGTGCTCGCATCAATAGAAGAGAAGATAGAAACAGTCGCGCCGTCTGAGGTCGATTTGTTGGGTGTATGCAAAGAAATTCTATCGTATCCTGATTACAAGGAGCTATTGCCAACAGGCTCCGCTCACCCCTGTATTGATGCGCCCGCTATTCGGTCTCTATATGCTGAAATTGGCAGACAGAGTCGTCAACAAGCAAACATTCTCAGCCATTATCAGCTTCCTCCCGGTGAACCATTGCTCGTAAAACAACTTGCCAAGTTAACTCAGGAACTAGGTACACCCGCGCCAATCAGCGAGTTGCTAGTCACCCATGGTGCACAACAAGCGATCAGTTTAGCGTTACGAGCAACGACTCAACCCGGAGATATCATCGCCGTTGAATCCCCTTGCTACTTCGGCACTTTATTGCTCCTTGAGTCTCTGGGCTTGCAAGCGGTTGAGATTCCGAGTTGCCCACGTGATGGCATTAAAATTAACGCATTGAAAGAGGCCATTGCCCGTTGGGACATTCGAGCCATTATTGTGACACCCAATTTTGCTAATCCCACCGGCTCCTTAATGCCTCTCAATGCGCGACGTGACATACTTACGACCCCTTCTACGATTCCAATCATTGAAGATGACGTGTTTGGCTGTTTGAGCTACCAACCTCAGTTGCCCAGCATTCGCTCACTAGACACAGAGCAACGTGTCATCTACGTGAATTCGTTGTCCAAAAACCTAGATTCACGACTGAGAATTGGTTGGATGCTCGCTGGTCAATATCGACAAACGATCGAAAAACTCTTGCTTTGCGACAACATGGGGAGCTTAAATTTGATGCAGTCTGCCGTCGGAACGTTTCTAAGTTCGGGAAAGTACAAAGCGCACCTCACAAGGATGACTCGCCTTTATCAGAGTAATGTTAAGCAGTTTTTGAATGAGTTCCATCAAAGCGCGAGTCAATATCCAAAACTGAAAGGCCGTTATCGAGTCGTTCCTGTTTCTGGTTCATTTCTCTTATGGATTCAGCTACCTGAGCAAACTGATTGCTTTGCTTTATATCGAGATTGCAAAGCCAATAAAGTGAGTATTTTGCCTGGCTCAGTATTTGGTACTTCGGGGCAATACCAGCACTACTTTCGTATTAGTGTTGCCAACCTTAGTTTATACCGGAACTGGAAAGAGGGTGTTGAATTGTTGGTCAAGTTAGTAGCACAGCATGTTGAAGCTTAA